From a region of the Aerosakkonema funiforme FACHB-1375 genome:
- a CDS encoding thiol-disulfide oxidoreductase DCC family protein, which yields MSSPKTQFPESVPVATPSQSSPSWQIELLYDGECPLCVREVNFLQKQDAGRGLVKFTDIADSSYTPEEHGGVDFETAMGRIHAVLPDGTVIKNVEVFRRVYEILGMGWIYAATGWPIIGAIVDRLYGIWADWRLKLTGRPDLATIVAQRHQRLECQTEGRCRLNEDEN from the coding sequence ATGTCCTCGCCAAAAACCCAGTTTCCCGAATCCGTTCCAGTCGCGACCCCATCTCAATCCTCTCCATCCTGGCAAATCGAGCTGCTGTACGACGGAGAATGTCCGTTGTGCGTGAGAGAAGTCAATTTCTTGCAGAAACAAGACGCGGGTCGAGGTCTGGTAAAGTTTACCGACATCGCCGACAGCAGCTACACCCCGGAAGAACATGGCGGCGTGGACTTTGAAACGGCGATGGGACGAATTCATGCTGTACTTCCCGACGGTACTGTCATCAAAAATGTGGAAGTTTTTCGTCGCGTCTACGAGATTTTGGGGATGGGATGGATTTATGCGGCGACCGGGTGGCCCATTATTGGTGCGATCGTCGATCGGCTGTATGGAATTTGGGCTGACTGGCGGCTTAAATTGACCGGAAGACCCGACTTAGCAACAATTGTAGCTCAGCGCCACCAGCGCCTTGAGTGCCAGACAGAAGGGCGTTGTAGACTGAACGAAGATGAGAATTAA
- a CDS encoding DUF29 domain-containing protein yields the protein MAVSYKNSNVSNLYDRDFYLWIEETARLLREGKFSELDTENLIDEIESLGRWKKRELDESLLAVMQHLLKYQYFPKQRLDEWRATITEHRIRLEQILASSPSLSSLLLEEFAQTYQDAKKIVEMEMELTSDTLPSESPFTPAQTLDENLFPD from the coding sequence ATGGCGGTAAGCTATAAAAATAGCAATGTTAGCAACCTATACGATCGCGACTTTTACTTATGGATTGAAGAAACTGCTAGGTTACTGCGCGAGGGCAAGTTTTCTGAGCTAGATACTGAAAATTTAATCGATGAAATTGAGAGTTTAGGCAGATGGAAAAAACGGGAATTAGATGAGAGTCTTTTGGCCGTTATGCAGCATTTATTAAAGTACCAATACTTTCCTAAACAGCGTCTTGATGAATGGCGTGCTACGATTACAGAACATCGCATCCGCCTGGAGCAAATTTTGGCAAGCAGCCCTAGTTTAAGTTCGTTATTGCTAGAAGAATTTGCTCAAACCTATCAAGACGCTAAGAAAATTGTTGAGATGGAGATGGAATTAACTTCAGATACTTTACCTAGCGAATCGCCTTTTACCCCCGCACAAACCCTTGACGAAAATTTATTTCCCGATTAA
- a CDS encoding DUF29 domain-containing protein — MTVSQSKNETANLYDRDYYLWTEEIAKILRQGRFADLDVKNLLLEIEEMGKREKRAVESNLVVVLLHLLKYKYQPEKRSGSWEGSMREHRRRLNRELDDSPSLRPYLETIFDSCYQNAREQAKDETRLPVETFPVNSPFTLEESLNPDFLPEAED; from the coding sequence ATGACGGTATCTCAGTCAAAAAATGAAACTGCCAACCTTTACGATCGCGATTACTATTTATGGACAGAAGAAATTGCTAAAATCTTGCGCCAAGGCAGATTTGCAGATTTAGATGTAAAAAATTTGCTCCTCGAAATTGAAGAGATGGGAAAGCGTGAAAAGCGGGCAGTTGAAAGTAACTTGGTTGTGGTTTTGCTCCACCTACTTAAATACAAATATCAGCCAGAAAAACGTTCTGGTAGTTGGGAGGGAAGTATGCGAGAGCATCGGCGCAGATTAAATCGAGAATTAGACGATAGCCCCAGTTTAAGGCCATATTTAGAAACTATTTTTGATAGCTGCTACCAAAACGCCAGAGAGCAAGCAAAAGATGAAACAAGACTGCCAGTTGAAACCTTTCCTGTGAATTCTCCATTTACTCTTGAAGAGAGCCTGAATCCGGATTTTTTACCCGAAGCTGAGGATTAA
- a CDS encoding DUF29 domain-containing protein — MTVSQSENPTANLYDRDFCLWAEETAKLLQAGKFGQIDLEHLIEEVEDMSGSQKRALLSNLRVLLMHLLKYKYQSQKRSKSWRHTIVEHRIRLEDAFEESPSLREYFLEIFDKAYQKARKQAAEETELPLHTFPNESPFTPAQILDENFFPE, encoded by the coding sequence ATGACGGTATCTCAGTCGGAAAATCCAACCGCCAATCTTTACGATCGCGACTTTTGTTTGTGGGCAGAGGAAACGGCAAAACTTTTGCAGGCTGGGAAATTTGGCCAAATCGATTTGGAACACCTGATCGAAGAAGTTGAAGATATGAGCGGTAGCCAAAAGCGGGCATTGCTAAGTAATTTGCGCGTCCTTTTGATGCACTTATTAAAGTACAAATATCAGTCACAAAAACGTTCCAAAAGTTGGCGTCACACGATCGTAGAACATCGCATTCGCTTGGAAGATGCCTTTGAGGAGAGTCCCAGTCTGAGAGAGTATTTTCTCGAAATTTTTGATAAAGCTTATCAGAAAGCCAGAAAACAAGCTGCTGAGGAAACAGAATTGCCGCTACATACGTTTCCTAACGAGTCGCCTTTTACCCCCGCACAAATTCTTGACGAAAATTTCTTTCCCGAATAA
- a CDS encoding aldehyde dehydrogenase family protein — MTTSKTCLNYINGQWLPAKSGATLESRNPADWRQLVATFPRSEAADVDAAVEAARNAYCKWRLVPAPSRAGYIYRVAELLIQHKEELAQLMSREMGKPIAEARGDVQEGIDCALYYAGEGRRLFGQTTPSEMPNKFAMTVRIPIGVCALITPWNFPVAIPCWKALPALVCGNTIILKPAGDTSACASFLIQIFHDAGFPEGVVNLVHGFGSEVGKALTEHPDIDLVSFTGSSQTGAEIGATCGRTHKRVCLELGGKNAQIVMDDADLELALEGAVWGAFGTTGQRCTATSRLLLHRDIKDKFTSMFVERTAKLRLGAGIDPNTNVGPLVNVAQLQRVSGYLEVAHFEKAKVLIGGKIANMGDLKYGFFFEPTILDNVTPDMRVAREEIFGPVVSLIEVNSFEEAIKILNDTPYGLSSSIYTRDVNRAFQAMRDIEAGITYINGPTIGAEVHLPFGGVKQTGNGHREAGTAALDVFSEWKSVYVDFSGRLQRAQIDNH, encoded by the coding sequence ATGACTACTTCTAAAACTTGCCTTAATTACATTAACGGACAGTGGTTGCCAGCCAAATCGGGAGCAACTTTAGAAAGTCGCAATCCAGCGGACTGGCGACAACTCGTAGCGACATTTCCGCGTTCGGAAGCGGCAGATGTAGATGCAGCAGTAGAAGCCGCCCGCAATGCTTATTGTAAATGGCGTCTCGTGCCAGCACCATCGCGTGCCGGCTATATTTATCGGGTGGCAGAGTTATTAATTCAGCACAAAGAAGAACTCGCCCAATTGATGAGTCGGGAAATGGGCAAGCCGATCGCAGAAGCGCGTGGAGATGTACAAGAAGGAATAGACTGCGCCCTTTATTATGCCGGAGAAGGTCGTCGTTTGTTCGGGCAAACAACGCCTTCAGAAATGCCCAACAAATTTGCTATGACTGTGCGGATACCCATCGGAGTCTGCGCCTTAATTACGCCGTGGAATTTTCCCGTTGCCATCCCCTGTTGGAAAGCGCTACCGGCATTAGTATGCGGCAATACAATTATTCTCAAACCTGCCGGAGATACTTCTGCCTGTGCAAGTTTTTTAATCCAAATATTCCACGATGCAGGTTTCCCAGAAGGGGTAGTAAATTTAGTTCACGGCTTTGGTTCGGAAGTAGGAAAAGCTTTAACCGAACATCCCGATATTGACTTGGTATCTTTTACAGGTTCTTCCCAAACAGGTGCAGAAATTGGGGCTACTTGCGGGCGAACTCACAAGCGAGTTTGCTTGGAATTGGGCGGCAAAAATGCCCAAATTGTGATGGATGATGCGGATTTAGAATTAGCTTTGGAAGGTGCTGTTTGGGGAGCATTCGGTACAACCGGTCAGCGCTGTACAGCTACAAGTCGCCTGCTTTTACATCGGGATATCAAAGATAAGTTTACTTCGATGTTCGTAGAGCGGACTGCCAAGTTGCGTCTCGGTGCTGGTATTGACCCGAATACGAATGTTGGGCCTTTGGTGAATGTCGCTCAGCTTCAGCGAGTTAGCGGTTATTTAGAAGTGGCTCATTTTGAGAAAGCAAAGGTGTTAATCGGTGGCAAGATAGCCAATATGGGAGATTTAAAATATGGTTTTTTCTTTGAGCCGACGATTCTGGATAATGTTACTCCAGATATGCGCGTTGCCCGCGAAGAAATTTTCGGCCCTGTCGTATCTTTAATTGAAGTTAATTCCTTTGAAGAAGCGATAAAAATACTCAACGACACGCCTTACGGTTTATCTTCATCGATTTATACTCGCGATGTCAACCGCGCTTTCCAAGCAATGCGCGATATCGAGGCGGGAATTACTTATATTAATGGCCCAACGATTGGTGCGGAAGTGCATTTACCTTTTGGTGGTGTCAAGCAAACGGGTAACGGACATCGGGAGGCGGGGACTGCTGCTTTGGATGTGTTTTCGGAATGGAAGAGTGTTTATGTAGATTTTTCCGGTCGTTTGCAACGCGCTCAAATCGATAATCATTAG
- a CDS encoding DUF1838 family protein — protein MSLAKSTITDEQFVKVRCSTDARTHYFEATGAMYAQPMDDDEPLHLFDFLGVDISRCLKDEATSRWTLVSRKITLYLDTQTGEVLKSWQNPWTGEKLNVLHRSYDYQEFQVPQAIIAHIAPEISYISLDFNLKLPNQLASYPKYAEYSPEKYLRASDSYKFIFPTKMLDDVAVSSSTNRSVALSYYRMGPWEPWMKMKGKPGFLVLNYTGSKTDVFEELHPSIKEVIQERMPLFREAPLCRLDRSIATSWSRFEEQFDAYLRGEEFPLPAPIINEPCL, from the coding sequence ATGAGCTTAGCCAAATCAACTATTACCGATGAGCAGTTTGTTAAGGTACGTTGCAGCACTGACGCCAGAACTCACTATTTTGAAGCTACAGGTGCCATGTATGCCCAACCTATGGATGATGATGAGCCCCTGCACTTGTTTGATTTTTTGGGGGTGGATATCTCACGTTGCCTTAAGGATGAGGCTACTTCTCGTTGGACATTGGTGAGTCGGAAAATTACGCTTTATCTCGACACTCAAACTGGTGAAGTTTTAAAGTCGTGGCAAAATCCTTGGACTGGTGAAAAGCTTAATGTTTTGCACCGTTCATACGATTACCAAGAGTTCCAAGTTCCCCAAGCAATAATAGCTCATATAGCTCCAGAAATTTCTTATATATCCTTAGATTTCAATTTGAAATTACCAAACCAGCTAGCAAGCTATCCTAAATATGCTGAATATTCTCCCGAAAAATATCTCCGAGCATCAGATTCTTATAAATTTATTTTTCCCACAAAGATGCTTGACGATGTGGCAGTTAGCTCTAGCACAAACAGATCTGTAGCGTTATCTTACTATCGAATGGGCCCTTGGGAACCTTGGATGAAAATGAAGGGAAAGCCGGGGTTTTTAGTTTTGAATTACACAGGCAGCAAAACAGATGTATTTGAAGAGTTACACCCAAGTATCAAAGAGGTAATTCAAGAACGAATGCCTTTATTTCGCGAAGCTCCTCTCTGTAGGTTAGACCGTTCGATCGCTACAAGTTGGAGTCGCTTTGAAGAACAGTTTGATGCTTATTTACGAGGCGAAGAATTTCCCTTGCCAGCACCTATAATAAATGAGCCTTGCCTGTAG
- a CDS encoding type IV pilin-like G/H family protein, whose product MSIELRVKYLQYLLNKNGDRGFTSLEVLIVIFLLLICAASALIILPSFLHTGNKAPQSEAKQYVHSMNKAQHAYYAENGKFVTKNDAAAWNSLGIGIKTQTTNYKYSIGGNDKAVFSYGVAREDASKPLRSYVGGVFLVPDGAIIDDRKTVAVICETKSPTTAQPAEPILQDDVITCGENTTPLNHQQDLVFASNYTQAMNQAQQNHYSKNGTFANSLKALGFKIKTETENYQYSVSTTAKGAFHHATSKQPDYYSYVGAIFVIPNAAKNLTKKTISIFCEANYPGNKKAANPIYQNGVLACGAGTKQINAYGYGVSEDINEYIKVINEAQQAYYSKQRIFADSIEKLGTGITETDFHKYSTNRSATAAFSYATPKGTDTGYVTGVFAVPNNVANPTKTVVILCQYYSGDTLQKPANPTYNNGVLRCGANTNQVYDYEENIKYVEAINEAQQDYYSQKRIFADSIQKLGTGVTQTNLHKYSVKRSSTAVFSYAIPIEPYGNTYVGGVFAVPGGTRTKAKTVAILCEKYLYERKIPANPTYKNGVLACAADTREVSRTAR is encoded by the coding sequence ATGAGCATCGAACTGCGAGTTAAGTATCTGCAATATCTGTTGAATAAAAATGGCGATCGCGGCTTTACATCCCTTGAAGTTCTCATTGTCATTTTCCTGCTACTAATTTGTGCTGCTAGTGCTTTGATTATTTTGCCTAGTTTTTTACATACAGGCAACAAAGCACCGCAATCTGAAGCGAAACAATATGTTCACTCAATGAACAAAGCGCAGCACGCATATTACGCAGAAAATGGTAAATTTGTGACAAAAAACGATGCCGCAGCATGGAATAGCTTAGGCATTGGTATTAAGACCCAGACAACCAACTATAAATATTCTATTGGTGGAAATGACAAAGCTGTATTTAGTTATGGCGTAGCTCGTGAAGATGCTTCTAAACCATTAAGAAGTTATGTTGGGGGTGTTTTCTTAGTACCCGATGGTGCCATTATTGATGATAGGAAAACAGTAGCGGTCATCTGTGAAACAAAATCTCCTACTACCGCACAACCTGCCGAGCCCATATTGCAAGATGATGTCATAACTTGCGGTGAAAACACGACTCCACTTAATCACCAACAAGACTTGGTATTTGCATCTAACTATACCCAAGCTATGAACCAAGCGCAGCAAAATCACTATTCTAAAAATGGTACTTTTGCAAATTCTCTTAAAGCTTTGGGGTTTAAAATCAAAACAGAGACAGAAAATTACCAATATTCTGTAAGTACTACTGCTAAAGGTGCTTTTCATCATGCCACCTCTAAGCAACCTGACTACTACAGCTATGTAGGAGCTATTTTCGTAATTCCCAATGCTGCTAAAAATTTGACTAAAAAAACGATATCTATTTTTTGTGAAGCCAATTATCCCGGTAATAAGAAAGCGGCAAATCCGATTTATCAAAATGGTGTGTTAGCTTGTGGTGCTGGTACAAAGCAAATAAACGCTTATGGTTATGGGGTAAGCGAAGATATTAACGAATATATTAAAGTAATCAATGAAGCACAGCAAGCTTACTATTCCAAGCAGCGCATCTTTGCTGATTCTATTGAAAAACTGGGTACTGGAATTACTGAGACTGACTTCCATAAATATTCAACGAACAGGAGTGCTACCGCAGCATTTAGTTATGCCACACCAAAAGGAACCGATACTGGCTATGTGACAGGCGTTTTCGCAGTTCCAAATAATGTTGCTAATCCGACTAAGACTGTGGTAATTCTGTGTCAATATTATTCCGGCGATACCCTGCAAAAACCTGCCAATCCAACTTATAATAATGGTGTACTAAGGTGCGGTGCAAATACGAATCAAGTCTACGACTATGAAGAAAATATAAAATATGTTGAAGCTATCAATGAAGCTCAACAAGATTACTATTCGCAAAAGCGCATCTTTGCTGATTCTATTCAAAAACTCGGCACTGGTGTTACCCAGACCAACCTCCACAAATATTCAGTCAAGAGAAGTTCTACCGCAGTATTTAGCTACGCAATACCAATAGAACCTTACGGTAATACCTATGTGGGAGGGGTCTTCGCCGTACCGGGTGGTACTCGTACTAAGGCTAAGACTGTGGCAATTCTGTGTGAAAAATATTTATACGAACGCAAAATCCCAGCCAATCCTACTTATAAAAATGGTGTGCTTGCTTGCGCTGCTGACACCAGAGAAGTCAGCCGAACTGCGCGGTAA
- a CDS encoding AIM24 family protein — MKHEVKIIEPTELWYLQNNINKETNKLHHPTKSIPFVQQVEIHLENSGVVIQKGSLHRCIGQLTYGVYKTDNRLRDIWVSLKTDTEFNAPVYKGIGKVYLEPRQKGNFLHYTSIDIVEKEQWEFDDGVFQFCSDNVVLGAKRLKYKQMLGSNDGRWRLAITPLGGQKATVVASTAAPAKVISLNRGEILIADYDMVKGYTNGIHEDYRKLGHFGRGGGEGYVWIYEGEGKLLVTENEGMGLG, encoded by the coding sequence ATGAAACACGAAGTCAAGATTATAGAACCAACCGAATTATGGTATCTCCAAAACAATATCAACAAAGAAACTAACAAACTTCACCATCCCACGAAAAGCATTCCCTTTGTTCAACAAGTCGAAATTCACTTGGAAAATTCGGGAGTAGTAATTCAAAAAGGTTCATTGCACAGGTGTATCGGTCAATTAACTTACGGCGTTTATAAAACCGATAACCGTTTGCGAGATATTTGGGTATCTTTGAAGACGGACACAGAATTCAATGCACCTGTGTATAAAGGTATTGGTAAAGTTTACCTAGAACCGAGACAAAAAGGTAATTTCTTGCACTACACATCAATTGACATAGTTGAAAAAGAGCAATGGGAATTTGATGATGGTGTATTTCAGTTTTGTTCTGACAATGTAGTTCTGGGTGCTAAAAGATTAAAATACAAACAAATGCTCGGTTCTAATGATGGTAGGTGGAGGCTGGCTATTACCCCATTGGGTGGACAAAAAGCGACAGTCGTAGCCAGCACAGCTGCACCAGCGAAAGTTATTTCACTTAACAGAGGAGAAATTTTAATAGCTGATTATGACATGGTGAAAGGATATACAAATGGGATTCACGAAGATTATCGAAAATTAGGTCATTTCGGTAGAGGTGGTGGTGAGGGTTATGTTTGGATTTATGAAGGAGAAGGGAAATTATTAGTAACGGAAAACGAAGGAATGGGTCTGGGTTGA
- a CDS encoding 2Fe-2S iron-sulfur cluster-binding protein, which translates to MPKIRFLPDNVTVEAEVGEPLLEVADRAGVFIPTGCLMGSCHACEVELENGHCIRACITAVPPGREELTINLVSDPIW; encoded by the coding sequence ATGCCCAAAATTCGATTTTTACCTGATAATGTAACTGTTGAAGCTGAGGTGGGAGAACCGCTGTTAGAAGTTGCCGATCGCGCAGGCGTTTTTATTCCCACCGGTTGTTTGATGGGTTCTTGTCACGCCTGCGAAGTGGAACTAGAAAACGGTCATTGTATTCGTGCTTGCATCACAGCAGTTCCACCGGGACGCGAAGAGTTAACCATTAATTTGGTTAGCGATCCGATTTGGTAG
- the cobQ gene encoding cobyric acid synthase CobQ, translating into MKAIMVVGTTSHAGKSLLTAAICRILVRRGWRVAPFKGQNMALNAYVTANGGEIGHAQAVQAWAAGISPIVEMNPILLKPQGDMTSQVIIKGKAVGRANALEYYDQYFEVGWQAITESLQVLASEFDLIVCEGAGSPAEINLKHRDLTNMRIARYLNAPTLLVVDIDRGGAFAHVVGTLELLEPSERALIKGVVINKFRGQRSLLQPGIRWLEERTGIPVAGVIPWIDQHFPSEDSLDLFERRYRGSGKDLTIAVIRLPRISNFTDFDPLEAESTVNLKYIGPKQDLGHPDAVIIPGSKTTIADLMILKQTGMAEAIQNYVAAGGTVMGICGGYQMLGKVVADPEGIEGASETRCDGLGLLPVKTVFKPQKIARQRQVTSNYPQPGLPVVGYEIHQGNTRTLDTEGTQYLFDDPYLGIVDPAQSVWGTYLHGIFDNGPWRRAWLNLLRQQRGLSALPNGIPNYREQREALLDSLASAVEAHLDLSPVLPSS; encoded by the coding sequence ATGAAAGCCATTATGGTTGTGGGCACTACGTCCCACGCTGGAAAATCTCTTCTCACAGCTGCCATTTGTCGCATTTTAGTGCGACGTGGCTGGCGGGTAGCACCTTTTAAAGGCCAAAATATGGCACTGAATGCCTATGTAACGGCTAACGGTGGAGAAATTGGCCACGCTCAGGCGGTACAAGCTTGGGCTGCCGGGATCTCTCCCATCGTGGAGATGAACCCGATTTTACTCAAGCCGCAAGGCGATATGACCTCGCAAGTGATTATTAAGGGCAAAGCGGTAGGCAGAGCTAACGCCTTGGAATATTACGATCAATATTTTGAGGTGGGCTGGCAAGCTATTACTGAATCTCTACAAGTTTTAGCTTCGGAATTCGATCTAATTGTTTGCGAAGGAGCTGGCAGTCCGGCGGAGATTAACCTCAAGCATCGCGACCTCACTAATATGCGGATAGCTCGCTATCTGAATGCTCCCACATTACTGGTTGTGGATATCGATCGCGGTGGTGCTTTTGCCCACGTTGTCGGTACTTTGGAGTTATTGGAACCGTCAGAACGAGCTTTGATCAAAGGTGTTGTGATTAATAAGTTTCGCGGACAGCGAAGTCTGCTGCAACCCGGTATTCGTTGGTTAGAAGAACGCACAGGTATCCCGGTAGCTGGCGTTATTCCTTGGATTGACCAGCACTTTCCATCTGAAGATTCTCTCGATTTATTTGAACGTCGCTATCGCGGTAGTGGCAAAGACCTGACGATCGCTGTAATTCGCTTGCCCAGAATTTCTAACTTTACCGATTTCGATCCCTTGGAAGCGGAATCTACAGTTAACCTCAAATACATTGGCCCCAAACAAGATTTGGGTCACCCAGATGCGGTAATTATCCCAGGTTCTAAAACGACGATCGCCGATTTAATGATTCTCAAGCAAACCGGTATGGCAGAAGCAATCCAAAACTATGTGGCAGCAGGCGGTACAGTAATGGGAATTTGCGGCGGCTACCAAATGCTGGGTAAAGTTGTCGCCGATCCGGAGGGGATTGAGGGTGCTTCGGAAACTCGTTGCGATGGACTGGGACTTCTACCTGTGAAAACTGTATTTAAGCCACAAAAAATTGCCCGTCAGCGGCAAGTTACATCTAACTATCCCCAACCTGGCTTACCGGTAGTTGGCTACGAAATTCATCAAGGAAACACGCGCACTTTGGATACGGAGGGAACTCAATATTTGTTCGATGACCCCTATTTAGGTATAGTCGATCCGGCTCAATCTGTGTGGGGAACATATCTGCACGGAATTTTTGATAATGGCCCTTGGCGACGCGCTTGGTTAAATTTGTTGCGACAACAACGCGGTCTTTCTGCTTTACCTAACGGCATTCCCAATTATCGGGAACAGCGAGAAGCTTTGTTAGATTCTCTCGCAAGTGCTGTGGAAGCTCACCTAGATTTATCGCCTGTTTTACCTAGTAGTTAG
- a CDS encoding Npun_F0494 family protein, with protein MTSVKQLSAKSLSYPRKTIQRAERSLRCSPFQMPLFVKMRSRSVDFQEIVGVAGEKLQYTRRPLSELATENALLWLIEVGVLRREVDGQGITNSFRLTPLGHQIIEQWQNRGGMIPPASLSDRIYNALNRWFRLPF; from the coding sequence ATGACTTCTGTTAAGCAATTAAGCGCTAAATCACTTTCTTATCCCAGAAAAACCATACAACGGGCTGAGCGATCGCTACGCTGTTCCCCTTTCCAAATGCCTTTGTTTGTTAAAATGCGCTCTAGAAGCGTAGATTTCCAAGAAATTGTGGGTGTGGCAGGAGAAAAGCTGCAATATACGCGACGCCCGCTATCTGAGTTGGCAACTGAAAATGCGCTGCTGTGGTTAATCGAAGTCGGTGTACTGCGGCGCGAGGTGGATGGACAAGGTATCACGAATAGTTTTCGCCTCACACCGCTGGGACATCAAATTATCGAACAATGGCAAAATCGAGGTGGCATGATACCACCTGCTTCCTTGAGCGATCGCATCTACAATGCCTTAAATCGTTGGTTTCGACTTCCCTTTTAG
- a CDS encoding peroxiredoxin — protein MALSVGTDAPAFTAKDTKGNTVSLSDFAGKTVVLYFYPKDDTPGCTKQACSFRDNYADYQGKDIVVLGVSKDDEASHQQFTQKFNLPFPLLADTDGAIIKAYDVDGGGYAKRVTYVIDGSGKIIHVDSSVNTSTHASDVLAAIGV, from the coding sequence ATGGCTCTATCAGTTGGTACAGATGCGCCCGCATTTACAGCAAAAGATACCAAAGGCAACACCGTTTCCCTGTCTGACTTTGCAGGTAAAACGGTTGTTTTGTACTTTTATCCCAAAGACGACACTCCTGGCTGCACCAAACAAGCTTGTAGCTTTCGGGATAACTACGCAGACTACCAAGGTAAAGATATTGTCGTCTTAGGCGTCAGCAAAGATGATGAAGCTTCCCACCAACAATTTACCCAAAAATTCAATTTGCCTTTTCCGCTTTTGGCTGACACCGATGGTGCCATCATCAAAGCTTACGATGTCGATGGTGGCGGTTATGCCAAGCGCGTCACCTACGTAATCGACGGGAGTGGCAAAATTATCCACGTTGACAGCAGCGTCAACACTTCTACCCACGCCAGCGATGTTCTGGCAGCAATTGGAGTCTAG
- a CDS encoding ABC transporter permease, whose translation MSSTITPSKPNVTLQPEVVQVSPEPNFFGELVQETLALTRRLFIQLQRRPSTLIAGVIQPLIWLILFGALFQNAPQGLFGNTVNYGQFLAAGVIVFTAFSGALNAGLPVMFDREFGFLNRLLVAPLATRYSIVFASAIFIVTLSAIQTAAIIATSAFLGAGWPDPLGLAVISLILLLLVFGVTGLSLGLAFALPGHIELIAVIFVTNLPLLFASTALAPLSFMPKWLQVVATLNPLSYAIEPIRYIYLHSNWALNSIVMQAPWGAVTLGGALLVLLVLDVVAFLTIQPLLRRTFA comes from the coding sequence ATGAGCAGTACGATAACTCCTTCTAAACCAAATGTTACTTTGCAGCCAGAAGTTGTGCAGGTAAGTCCGGAACCGAATTTCTTTGGCGAACTTGTGCAGGAAACTTTGGCTTTAACTCGTCGTTTGTTTATTCAGTTGCAGCGGCGTCCTTCCACTTTGATTGCTGGGGTTATTCAACCGCTGATTTGGTTGATTTTGTTTGGGGCGCTGTTTCAAAATGCGCCGCAAGGTTTGTTTGGCAATACTGTAAATTACGGTCAGTTTCTGGCGGCTGGGGTGATTGTTTTTACGGCGTTTAGCGGGGCGCTGAATGCGGGTTTGCCGGTGATGTTCGATCGCGAATTCGGTTTTCTGAATCGCTTATTGGTTGCTCCTCTGGCGACTCGGTATTCGATCGTCTTTGCTTCCGCTATCTTTATCGTTACCCTCAGCGCGATCCAAACAGCAGCTATTATTGCTACCAGTGCTTTTCTGGGCGCGGGTTGGCCCGATCCGTTGGGTTTGGCTGTAATTTCCCTGATTCTCTTGCTGCTGGTATTTGGGGTAACCGGTTTGAGTTTGGGATTGGCTTTTGCTCTGCCCGGTCACATTGAACTGATCGCGGTAATTTTTGTGACTAACTTGCCTTTGTTGTTTGCCAGCACTGCTTTGGCACCGCTATCTTTTATGCCGAAATGGTTGCAGGTGGTGGCTACTCTCAATCCTTTGAGTTATGCGATCGAGCCCATTCGCTACATTTATTTGCACAGCAATTGGGCACTTAATAGTATAGTGATGCAGGCTCCTTGGGGTGCCGTAACATTAGGTGGGGCGCTGCTAGTGCTGCTAGTACTTGACGTGGTGGCATTTTTGACAATTCAACCGTTGTTGCGGCGAACATTTGCTTGA